TTTTTCGCAAACTCAAAATCTCGCTGATCATGCGCTGGAACTGCCATAATTGCACCTGTTCCATAGTCCATCAGCACATAATCTGCAATCCAAATCGGAATCTTCTGATCATTCACGGGATTGATCGCAGAGCTGCCCGTCCAAACGCCCGTCTTTTCCTGACCTTCATCGGTACGATCGATATCACTTTTCGCTGCCGCCGCTTCTTGATACTGCTGAATTGCTTCTGCTTGTTCCGGAGTCGTCAACTTCTCGACTAAAGGATGCTCCGGCGACAACACCATGAACGATGCACCCCACAGCGTATCGGGACGAGTCGTAAACACAACAATTTCGTCACCTGCTTCTGTGGTGAAAATCACTTGTGCGCCTGTGGACTTGCCGATCCAATTTGCCTGCATTAACTTAACGCGATCGGGCCATCCCTTCAGCTTGTCTAAATCCGTTAGCAATTGCTCTGCATAATCTGTGATCTTCAAAAACCACTGACGCAGCAACTTCCGTTCGACTTTCGCCCCCGATCGCCAAGACCGTCCATCGGCATCCACCTGCTCATTGGCTAATACAGTTTGATCGATCGGATCCCAATTCACCGTGGCTTCTTTCTGATACGCCAAACCTGCCTTAAAGAACTCTAAAAAGATCCATTGCGTCCAGCGATAGTAGTCTGGCGAACAGGTTGCTACTTCTTTTGTCCAATCAAACGAGATGCCCAACTGCTTCAACTGGTCGCGCATCTGATCAATATTTTGATACGTCCATTTCGCGGGATGAACGCCGCGCTCGATCGCTGCATTTTCCGCAGGCAACCCGAACGCATCCCAACCCATTGGATTCAGGACGCGATATCCTTGCATTCGTTTGAGTCGAGCGATCACATCGACGATCGTATACACCCGCACATGCCCCATGTGGAGATTGCCAGAGGGATACGGAAACATAGACAGCGCGTAAAACTTCGGCTTATCGCTCGTTTCAGGCGTTTGGGACAACTCGGCATCTGTCCAAGCTTGCTGCCATTTTGCTTCGATCTCTGTGGGGGTGTAACGGAACTCCACGAATCAACTCCTGAATACGAATATGGGGCAAAATTATCTGCTTACCCATTCTAGATGAGGAGATGTAGAGGTGTAGCTTATTTTGTCGGTGTGATTCTTCCTTCTCTGACCAGTGCTTGATAGAGCAAAGCGGCTGCATCTGCCCGTGTTGCCACTCGATTCGGTGTTAACTGCTGAGCGCTGGGGAATCCGGTCACTAGACCCGATTCAACGGCTGCTGCAACGCTGCCTTGTGCCCATTCCGGCAACTTGTTCACGTCCTTGAACTTCGCTAAGGTCTGCGCTGGAGCGGTTGGCGGTTGCAGCTTCAGACCAGATGCTAAGGCTACTTGCAGTTGATAGAGTGGGATTTGCTGATTCGGTCGAAACACGCCCTCAGAATAACCGCTCATAAAGCCTGTTTGAATGGCATCATCGATCGCGGATCTCGCCCAAAAATTCGCGGGGACATCTCGAAACGCAATACCTCCCCGCTCTTTCGGCTTACCAAATGCCTTACCTAACAGTGCCGCAAACTGAGCGCGGCTAATCGGCTCATTCGGTTTGAACGTTCCATCCTGAAATCCACTCAAAATATTGCGGCGCGTGAGTTCTCCGATATAAGCACCTGCCCAAAAATCACTCGGTACATCCTTAAATCCTGTGATTGGCTTTGCAGCTTCGGGCGGTGTTGTGGGAGAGGGAACGAGGTTCGGCAGGTTGCTAGGACTCGGAGATGGAGCAGCGCCGATCGGAGCGACTGGAACAAAGGTTTGAGTGTTTGGCTGAGGAGTGCTGGTGGCTTCAGGTTGTGGAACAGGGGGCGCTTGGGGGTTGGGGGGCGTGGTGACGATCGCGCGATCGGGGTCGGGTGCGGGTGAAGCAAGGAGCGGAGAAGGTGCAGGCTGTGGAGAATTTGAAAGCAGCGAACCGATATCAAAGCCTGTTCCCGGTTGTCGAGTTGCCCAGAAAAAGATGCTTCCAATGCTGACGAAAGCAACAAACATGGCAATGAGTTCATCGGAAGTTAGGCGGCGGCGCGGATCTGGAGGTGAAGTCATTTTATTAAAGCGTATGCTTTGATCAGAGTTTATTTCTCCAAATCCTAAAGCAATTTCGACGATCGCGCTATCAGACCCAGAGAAATTAAGTTGTGAGCGATTTTGTGATGTTTCGGGGTCGATCAACATCTATCCCACGCAGGATTGCTAACTCATACGCCAAAAGTTGCAACGGCACAATGGTTAGAAAAGGCGTAAAGAGTTCGGGAATTGAAGCAGTTGGGATTTCAATCACAGGATTCTGATTCGCACGAATGCGATCAATGGTTTTTCTTGCAGTTTCTGGATGCAGCGCGATGGTGGGAATTTGCGGATCTAAAAGCGCGATCGGGCCGTGCAAAAATTCTCCGGCTGCGTATCCTTCTGCATGAGTGTAGGTAGCTTCTTTGAGTTTTAATGCGCCTTCGAGCGCGATCGCGGTGTTAATCCCGCTTCCAATCAAGATCAAGCTACGAGTGTCTTTCAGCCTTTGGGCAATTTGAGCGATCGTATTTTGTTTCAAAATTACTTCCATCTGTTGTGGAATTTGCCGAAGCCGTTCAAGCTGATCTTTCTGTTGCGCAGCTTCAAATGCAAGCTGATATAGAATCGTTAACTGTGCTGTAAATGTTTTGGTTGCTGCAACGCTCTTTTCTTCACCTGCGCTGGTATAAATCGTGTGGTCAACTTGCTTTGTAATCGTGCTATCAATTCCATTCGTAATTGCGATTCGTCTAGATTGAACCGTTTGTAATGCTGCGATCGTATCTGCGGTTTCGCCGGATTGCGTGAGTGCGATCGTAACGGTATCCGGCGTTTCAATCAGTGGAGCAAACAGCGCTTCAGATGACGATCGCACTTGTGTTGGAATTTTCGCCACTTGCTCGAATAGAAATTGTCCGATTAAGCCCGCGTGTAAGCTAGTTCCACACGCAAGAATATTAATGCGATCGACCTGCTCAAACGAAATTGACATTGAGCGATCGAGCAATTGCCGCATTACATCGGGTTGCTCGTGAATTTCTTTCAGCATGAAATGAGTCATCGTTTTACGCTCACTTTACGATCGGGATTTTGTTTGCGTACCCAAGCGAGAAATTTCGCCATTTCGGGATTTGACTTCAATCGATCAACCGTGTTCAATTCTTCTGCCAGTCGGCGATTGTCGAATAAGACATGAATTTGGCGATGGCAAGCGGGGCAAATGTCGATCGTTTCACCCGGATCGAGTTTTTTGCGTTTGGTGTGTTGTCTCGGAACTAAATGATGTTCGGTGAGGATAGGAACATCACGATCGCAAAGCTGACAAGGCATAGCTAGAAGAGTTGTCTTTCTTCCAGGGTAACGACAAGACTCTAAAGTTGTCGTGCTGATACATCCTAAAAATCTTCCAGTAACCATTCCGAAGCTCGATCGCCAAGCTCAATCGGTACACTCACCGCTTTTCCCTGACGCGGACGTTCGCGAGTCTTCTCGACATAAGCGCGAAACTGCTCCGTCGCGCCCCAACCCGCCAAATACTCCGCTACCTGATCCAAATGCTCTAAATATTCCGCCTCAGACAACGGAAACGACAACTGCTCCAGATACTTCCACATCACTTGAACAAAAAACTTCCCCCGCGTCCGCCTGACCTGAATGTCATACGATCGCCCCCACTTATCTAAAAGAATTTGCCGAAGTTCTTGTCCCGTCATGATGGCGAAAACATAGGTTGTAACATTTCGTTAATTAATCCCACAGTCTCGTATCGCTAATGTGAATGTCAAGAAATGTATAATACACCTTAGAAACGCTACACACTGCCGACTCTAAGGGATCTCCGGACATTCGCCCGAATCAACTTGGAGCGTCGAAACGTAGCACTCTCCATGTAAATTGATTTAAACACAGGGCTTTCCAATCAGTTCTGCGCGAAATCTTTTGTCATCTCCCATTCGCAATCCCTAGAGAAGAAGTCATGGCTCAATTATCTGAATCTTCTGATGTCCCAAGCATGGGTCGTCGCCAATTTATGAACGCCTTGATGTTTGGCTCTGAAGCGTTGGTGGCGCTCGGTGCTTTATATCCAGTCGTGAAGTATTTTATTCCGCCTTCATCGGGCGGCGCATCCGGGGGTGTCACGGCAAAAGACGCGCTCGGTAACGATATCGTTGTCAGCGAATACCTGAAATCGCATCCCGCCGGCGATCGCAATCTCGCTCAAGGGCTAAAAGGCGATCCAACCTATGTCGTGGTGACGAACGACAGCTCGATCGAGAACTATGGCATCAACGCCGTTTGTACTCACCTCGGCTGCGTTGTACCCTGGAACGCCAACGAAAACAAATTTATGTGTCCCTGCCACGGCTCGCAGTACGACAACACCGGAAAAGTTGTGCGCGGGCCTGCTCCGCTATCTCTGGCACTGGTTCACGCAAACGTCGAAAACGACAAGATTTCGTTTACGCCCTGGACGGAAACTGACTTCCGTACAGGCGACGCTCCCTGGTGGACTTAATTTGAACCTTGCACAACAGAGTGGACTACAGATGAGAAATACTTTAAGAAAAGCGATCGTCACTTTAGCTGCGATCGCAACCCTACTCGCCGGAAGTTTTGCCCTGCCCCAAGCCGCTTCTGCGTACCCGATCTTCGCTCAACAACAATACGAAAATCCGCGTGAAGCCACGGGTCGGATCGTGTGTGCGAACTGTCACTTAGGCGCAAAACCGACGGAATTAGAACTTCCTCAATCAGTGCTGCCCGATACCGTATTTGAAGCGGTCGTAAAAATCCCTTACGACACCAGTGTCCAGCAGGTTCAAGGCGACGGCACTAAAGGGCCGTTGAATGTGGGTGCAGTGTTGATGCTGCCGGACGGCTTTAAGCTAGCTCCCGAAGACCGCATGACCGAAGAGCAGAAAGCAAAAGCGGAAGAACTCTATATCCAGCCGTACAGCGATGCTCATCCGAACTGGTTGGTCGTCGGCCCGATTCCGGGTGAACAGTATCAAGAAATCGAGTTTCCGGTGCTGTCTCCTGATCCGAATGCTGATAAATCCCTGCGCTTCGGAAAATATCCAGTTCAGGTGGGTGGCAACCGGGGACGCGGACAAGTCTATCCGACCGGACAAAAGAGCAACAACGCGGTTTATAAC
This genomic window from Cyanobacteria bacterium FACHB-DQ100 contains:
- a CDS encoding S-layer homology domain-containing protein; translation: MTSPPDPRRRLTSDELIAMFVAFVSIGSIFFWATRQPGTGFDIGSLLSNSPQPAPSPLLASPAPDPDRAIVTTPPNPQAPPVPQPEATSTPQPNTQTFVPVAPIGAAPSPSPSNLPNLVPSPTTPPEAAKPITGFKDVPSDFWAGAYIGELTRRNILSGFQDGTFKPNEPISRAQFAALLGKAFGKPKERGGIAFRDVPANFWARSAIDDAIQTGFMSGYSEGVFRPNQQIPLYQLQVALASGLKLQPPTAPAQTLAKFKDVNKLPEWAQGSVAAAVESGLVTGFPSAQQLTPNRVATRADAAALLYQALVREGRITPTK
- a CDS encoding SIS domain-containing protein, translated to MTHFMLKEIHEQPDVMRQLLDRSMSISFEQVDRINILACGTSLHAGLIGQFLFEQVAKIPTQVRSSSEALFAPLIETPDTVTIALTQSGETADTIAALQTVQSRRIAITNGIDSTITKQVDHTIYTSAGEEKSVAATKTFTAQLTILYQLAFEAAQQKDQLERLRQIPQQMEVILKQNTIAQIAQRLKDTRSLILIGSGINTAIALEGALKLKEATYTHAEGYAAGEFLHGPIALLDPQIPTIALHPETARKTIDRIRANQNPVIEIPTASIPELFTPFLTIVPLQLLAYELAILRGIDVDRPRNITKSLTT
- a CDS encoding HNH endonuclease, producing the protein MPCQLCDRDVPILTEHHLVPRQHTKRKKLDPGETIDICPACHRQIHVLFDNRRLAEELNTVDRLKSNPEMAKFLAWVRKQNPDRKVSVKR
- a CDS encoding DUF3067 family protein, whose product is MTGQELRQILLDKWGRSYDIQVRRTRGKFFVQVMWKYLEQLSFPLSEAEYLEHLDQVAEYLAGWGATEQFRAYVEKTRERPRQGKAVSVPIELGDRASEWLLEDF
- a CDS encoding cytochrome b6-f complex iron-sulfur subunit translates to MAQLSESSDVPSMGRRQFMNALMFGSEALVALGALYPVVKYFIPPSSGGASGGVTAKDALGNDIVVSEYLKSHPAGDRNLAQGLKGDPTYVVVTNDSSIENYGINAVCTHLGCVVPWNANENKFMCPCHGSQYDNTGKVVRGPAPLSLALVHANVENDKISFTPWTETDFRTGDAPWWT
- a CDS encoding apocytochrome f; this translates as MRNTLRKAIVTLAAIATLLAGSFALPQAASAYPIFAQQQYENPREATGRIVCANCHLGAKPTELELPQSVLPDTVFEAVVKIPYDTSVQQVQGDGTKGPLNVGAVLMLPDGFKLAPEDRMTEEQKAKAEELYIQPYSDAHPNWLVVGPIPGEQYQEIEFPVLSPDPNADKSLRFGKYPVQVGGNRGRGQVYPTGQKSNNAVYNASVSGQISAIDKTEEGGYNVQITEENGTVVTDEIPAGPDLLVAQGDTVKAGDPLTNNPNVGGFGQVDKEIVLQSPDRVKGLLAFFAIVTLTQIMLVLKKKQVERVQAAEMNF